The Engystomops pustulosus chromosome 4, aEngPut4.maternal, whole genome shotgun sequence genome contains a region encoding:
- the LOC140128818 gene encoding olfactory receptor 5AR1-like: MEDVNKTQATIFVFSGLTNDSKLALFLFVFFLQVYIITVVGNVGIMIIVRRTPTFHTPMYFFLSYLSLVDLFYSSAVTPKMISDLMSVKKVITFHGCALQFFIFATLAGTEVVLLSNMSYDRYAAICHPLHYVSIMTKKKCFHLVILAFSLGVVQSVAQTSCVFNLQYCASNLIDHFYCDIPPLLKLSCSDTLACDMVTVVLIGSYSVVSLSTILVSYIFIFFAILRIKSAKGRQKAFSTCSSHLICSSIFYVSVFLAYVRPPSDTFKKEDKVVSIFYSVVTPMLNPLIYSLRNQEVKKVLVRGVYSCCHPKRRMMVMKD; encoded by the coding sequence ATGGAAGACGTGAACAAGACTCAAGCCACCATATTTGTGTTTTCTGGACTGACCAATGACTCAAAACTTGCCTTGTTCCTCTTTGTCTTCTTCCTACAGGTCTACATCATAACTGTGGTGGGTAATGTTGGTATAATGATCATTGTCCGCAGGACGCCCACCTTCCacacccccatgtacttcttcctcaGTTATCTCTCCTTGGTGGACCTCTTCTACTCCTCAGCCGTGACTCCTAAGATGATCTCTGACCTGATGTCAGTGAAGAAGGTCATCACATTTCATGGTTGTGCCCTCCAGTTCTTCATCTTTGCCACTCTGGCAGGTACAGAAGTGGTTCTCCTCTCGAATATGTCCTATGACCGCTATGCCGCCATCTGCCACCCTCTGCATTACGTGTCCATCATGACCAAGAAGAAGTGCTTCCATCTGGTCATCCTGGCATTTTCTCTGGGCGTTGTGCAGTCCGTAGCCCAGACCAGTTGTGTCTTCAATCTCCAGTATTGTGCCTCAAACCTCATAGACCACTTCTACTGTGACATCCCACCACTACTCAAACTGTCCTGCTCCGACACCTTGGCCTGTGACATGGTCACGGTGGTCCTCATAGGCTCCTATAGTGTGGTTTCCTTATCCACCATCCTGGTCTCCTACATCTTCATTTTCTTTGCTATTTTACGGATAAAGTCGGCAAAGGGCAGACAAAAAGCCTTCAGcacctgctcctcacatctcATCTGCTCCTCCATCTTCTATGTTTCGGTCTTCCTCGCCTACGTTCGACCCCCTTCAGATACCTTTAAGAAAGAAGACAAGGTTGTGTCCATTTTTTATTCGGTGGTGACCCCAATGCTGAACCCCCTGATATACAGCCTGAGAAACCAGGAGGTGAAGAAGGTCCTTGTAAGAGGAGTTTACAGTTGTTGTCACCCCAAAAGAAGAATGATGGTGATGAAGGACTGA
- the LOC140128819 gene encoding olfactory receptor 5B12-like, with the protein MDITNRTKVREFVFSGLTDDENLKMFLFTLLLHVYIVTIVANLGLVVIVSNTSNLQSPMYYFLSYLSLVDVFYSSTVTPKMLVDLKFLKKNISYEGCALQFFFYAALAATESFLLSTMSYDRYVAICHPLHYMSIMTKKKCLRLVLLCFSVGFLQSSVQTSCAFSLQYCGPNLIDHFYCDAPLVLRLSCSNPSTCDMVTVYTVGSLALGSLMTILVSYALIVISITNMRSTEGRRKAFSTCSSHLLCVSIFYGTVLFTYMRPPSSIFTIRDKVASVFYTAVTPMLNPLIYSLRNQNVRRVIIQSVHWS; encoded by the coding sequence ATGGACATCACAAACCGGACAAAAGTCAGAGAGTTTGTGTTTTCTGGACTGACCGATGATGAGAACCTCAAGATGTTCCTCTTCACACTCCTCCTCCACGTCTACATTGTCACCATAGTAGCGAATCTTGGTCTTGTGGTTATAGTCAGTAACACCTCCAACCTCCAGAGCCCCATGTACTACTTCCTGAGTTACCTCTCGCTGGTGGACGTCTTCTATTCCTCTACTGTTACCCCTAAGATGCTTGTGGACCTCAAGTTTTTAAAAAAGAATATATCCTATGAAGGTTGTGCTCTTCAGTTCTTCTTCTACGCAGCTCTGGCAGCCACAGAGTCATTTCTGCTCTCCACCATGTCCTATGACCGCTATGTAGCCATCTGCCACCCGCTCCATTATATGTCCATCATGACTAAGAAGAAATGTCTACGTCTCGTTCTCCTTTGCTTCTCCGTTGGCTTCTTACAGTCCTCGGTACAGACCAGCTGTGCCTTCAGTCTCCAATACTGTGGTCCAAACCTCATTGACCACTTCTATTGTGACGCTCCTCTGGTTCTGAGACTGTCCTGCTCCAACCCATCCACCTGTGACATGGTCACCGTCTACACAGTAGGTTCTTTGGCTTTAGGCTCATTGATGACTATCCTGGTCTCATACGCCCTAATTGTCATCTCAATTACAAACATGAGGTCCACAGAAGGTAGGAGGAAAGCCTTCAGCACCTGCTCCTCACACCTCCTGTGTGTCTCCATCTTCTATGGCACTGTATTGTTCACTTACATGCGTCCTCCTTCCAGTATCTTCACCATACGAGACAAAGTGGCTTCTGTCTTCTACACGGCTGTCACTCCGATGCTGAACCCCCTTATATATAGTCTGAGGAACCAAAATGTAAGAAGAGTCATAATACAATCAGTACACTGGTCCTGA